The sequence GGGAAATGTCAGGCTAAGGCGCCCCTTCACTAACTCCTCTGGGATTCTGTGGGGCATGGTTGGGGACAGGGATGGATTCAtaccagagaaggaaggaatcgCAGGCCCTGCCAGCAGTCAATGTGAGGACCTTGAGTGAGACCTGACGGGCTCCAAACCACAGAAGAGAGTCTCGCCTCCTTTCCCCTCAGCTCACCTTACCTGCAGCAGCCATCTCTGGGAGGCTCCAGGCAGAAGTGTCCAAATGAGATGTGCCCGCACTTCACACCAGCCGTCTCAGGGAGTTGATGTCTTTGATGTGAGGCCTTGGCCTCAGGTCAGAAGACGGGACGTAGCCCAGCACCTACAGGGAGtcaagagaagacacagagagaggattGAGAGCAGCATCCACCACAGAAGAGGGGGCCCCAAAGAGCCCTCACTGTCAGTCTCGGGGGACCCAGGCATGGCTGTGAGGCTCAGGGCCCCAGAAACTTCCGGCTGGGGGCGCCGACAGAAATGAGAGCCAAGCTGTGACGCCTGCTGACTCCGCTCAGCAGAGGGAAAAGTCCCAGGACCCGCCAAGAGTCAATGAAAGGCCCTCGTGCCAGGCCTACGGGAAGCTCCCCCggaaccaccccccaccccgccctgtcccgccccggccccgccctgtcccgccccggccccgccctgtCCCGCCCCGGCCCCGCTGTCCTCCTGGACCCCAGCTGCGCATGACCGGATGTCACGTCCTCCTAACCGCGCGGTGGGGGCGCGCCATTTTTGAGAGCTGCCGTCCACCGAGGGTGAGCCACAGGAGGAGAGCCACGCGAGGAGCGCCACGTCTCGTCAGGTGTCAAGGTGTGAGGTGACCCCAGTTAGAAGTGCGGGGACACGCCCCCGACACCCCCAATCCCCATTCCCTCCGAAAAGAGGCGGCCACacaggccccgcccaccccgtcCCTGCTCGCGGCCCAAGAGGCTCGGGCCTGGCTGTTAAGCCCAAAGTCCATCCGCTTCCCCCGCGGGGTCTCGGGCAAGGAAGGCCTCGCTCTGAGGCTGGTGGACCCTGGCTCAGCTCAGTAGAGGAAGCGCCCCAGGCCCTGTGGAGTGAAGGACGGGAGCCTCGCGGGGACCGAGGGGCTCCACACCCCAGAACGGCGGCCACGCGGACCCCGCCCCTGACGTCGGCCTGGGAGCCTCCGGGCAGGTCTAAAGACTGGGGCTCCCTCAGTGCGAACGCGGACGGACAGAGGAACAGACACGGGAGAcgcagggaggagggggccttGTCCTGAGGGGCTGGCCGCAGGTCAGCAGAGGGAGGATTTCCAGGGCACGGGGGGGAGGAGTCAGGGCGAGAACCGTCCTCCTCGTTGCAAGGGCACCTCAGAACCCCTCCCCTGTTGTCAGCCGCTTCCTTCTGGCCACACACGGAGGAGGGAGGGCTGCTGTCTGAGAGGACAGGTGCAGGCCAGCAGAAGGCGCGTCCCTAAGCACTCCCAAGAGTCAGCCCAAGCCCCCGAGTGAGGGCCAGTGGGGCCGCCAGCCACAGGGCCTCGACCTGCCTGCCGCACGCTGCAGGCTTGGTAAAACTCTGCCACATGCGGCCGCGTGGTCACCCTCACTGCCTCCGAATGAGACTCAAGGAGGTGCCGGCACTGGTGCGAGCAGATGGCCCTCGGGGCGAGAGGAGCTCCAGGCTGCACCGGCCGTCCAGGGAGGACCCCGAGTGAGGACTAAGGGAGTCACCCACCCCGAAGAGAAGGGACAAGAGAGAATATGGCCCGTCCCCTCCTGTCAACCCTTGGACTGCCAAGAAAGGACTGTCAGGCTGAGACTGCCCGTAATTGCCTCTGCCAGGTCCGAGAGAGGTTAGAGCTTTGTTCTGAAGGGGCAGCCACCAGGCAGCAGAAGGGAGGGTCCCAGGACCCTTCGGTGGTGGGCTGAacgctccctcctttcctcctcctgggtGTCATGGAAGATGGTGGTGTCAACTTCAGAGCAGCAGAGGGGATGGGGGGTAGGGGGTTGGGGGAGTCTTGCCAACAACTATCATCCCGACTGAATGGGAACCGCGGGGACCTACCTCCCCTGCCAGCCCCCACTGTCACCCCCATACCgcccaggcagggctggctggCTGTGCCCCACGGCTCACTCTACCGTCCTCCACAGGGGTCTCAGGGGACAGGCTGAGCAGGAGAACAGGAGCTCTGTGGGTCCTCGAGCAGTGCCCTCAAGGACCCTGCAGAGGCGGCCTTGGTTAAAACCAGAGAGGAATCTCCCCACTGAAGGTGCTCACAGcatctccttttccctcccccagGTGCCCTCGTTGCCTGCCTTCCTGCGCACACTCCCGCCTGCTGGCCCTGACCTGTGTCATCATGCCTCGACGCCGGAGGAACAAGCGCCATGCCCGGAGGAACAAGCGCCATGCCCGCAAGAAACGCCGCCAGGCCCAGGGGGAGACTCAGAGTCTCAAGGGTGCCCAGGCCACTGCGGAGGCGGCGGCAGAAGAGATAGAAGAGTCGCCGTCTTCCCCCGCTTCTGTTTCTCGGGATACTTCCCCGAGCTCCCCTGCAGCAGGCACTCGCCAGGAGCCTCAGGGAGCCCCAGCCACTACCTCTCGTGATGCAGGGGTTTCATGCCCAGGATCTGAAGAGGGTGCCCAGAGCCAAGATGAGAAAAGTGCAGGTACCTCCCAGGCAGCACCTTCCACCCGCAGGAGTTGCAGAGATCCTCTGAGCAGGAAGTCCACAATGTTCGTGGAGTTCCTGCTGGAGAAGTACATAACGAAGGAGCCCATCCTGCAGGCAGCACTGCTGAAGACTCTCAACAAGAAGTACAAGAAGCACTTCCCTCAGATCCTCAGCAGAGCCTCTGGTATCATGGAGGCGGTCTTTGGCCTCGAGCTGAAGGAAGTCGACCCCAGCAGTCACTCCTACGCCCTCGTCAGCAAGATGGCCCTCCCCAGCGACAGAAGTCCGAGTGATGAGTTCAGGATGCCCACGTCCGGTCTCCTGATGACTGTCCTGGGCGCGATATTCACGAAGGGCAACCGTGCCACCGAAGAGGAGCTCTGGAAATTCCTCAATGCGTTGGGTTACCACGCTGGGAGGAGGCACCTGATCTTCGGGGATCCCGGGAGGCTCATCAGCGAAGATTTCGTGCAGCAGAAGTACCTGACGTACCGCCAGGTGCCCGACAGCGATCCTCCGTGCTATGAGTTCCTGTGGGGCCCGAGAGCCCACGCTGAAACCAGCAAGATGAAAGTGCTGGAGTTTTTGGCCAAGATCATCGGTACCGCCCCCAGTGCCTTACCAGATCTCTATGAGGAGGCtctgaaagatgaggaagagagagcagcGGTGAGAGCCGCGGCCAGGGCTGCAGCTGTTGCTGAGGGCAGAGCCCCTTTCTAGGGCCCAGGCCCGCAGCTCCTCCCACATGTAGGGAGGGAGGCCGTGGGCAGTTTGCTGGCTTCGTTTTGGAAGAGAGCAGTCAGGCTGCTAAACAGTGCAGAGTAGTAGGGGTGGAGGGAACAAAGTATAGATCTTATTTATCTTCCTGTTTTAAACTAGTTAACTTCTATatattattgattgattgatttaggttttttccaatgtttttttcttgtaatagagAGTGTGTTTTCTTAAGAATAGGAATTTGTGAATGACCATTGCTTGCATACTTATTGCTGTTTAAAGAGTTCTAAAGTTACAGTTTTTGGTATATGTAAAAGGAATTCACGAACCATCTATATTTTCTGTATGAtccagaagtagaaaatatggcACTGCAATAGACATTGTCATGGAAATGTGAAAGGCGACCACAGAAAGTATTTAggaacaaaaaatggagaaaacagagagtAAAAGCCATTTAACTCGTGGTTTGCCTTATTTTGTTTAAACTTTCTTTTGGtagaaataaaagatactttGATTTAGCTCATTTGTGAGTATTTGCTTCTTTTGCCCTAGTGGACTGCATATTCTCTGCTACCtactggattaaaaataaactctgatGGGAGGGTGGTATTTTGGGGGTTCATAATAATCATATCATAACTGCCATCCATCAAAAACCCAATATTTCT is a genomic window of Phocoena sinus isolate mPhoSin1 chromosome X, mPhoSin1.pri, whole genome shotgun sequence containing:
- the LOC116747812 gene encoding melanoma-associated antigen B4-like, producing MRLKEVPALVRADGPRGERSSRLHRPSREDPECPRCLPSCAHSRLLALTCVIMPRRRRNKRHARRNKRHARKKRRQAQGETQSLKGAQATAEAAAEEIEESPSSPASVSRDTSPSSPAAGTRQEPQGAPATTSRDAGVSCPGSEEGAQSQDEKSAGTSQAAPSTRRSCRDPLSRKSTMFVEFLLEKYITKEPILQAALLKTLNKKYKKHFPQILSRASGIMEAVFGLELKEVDPSSHSYALVSKMALPSDRSPSDEFRMPTSGLLMTVLGAIFTKGNRATEEELWKFLNALGYHAGRRHLIFGDPGRLISEDFVQQKYLTYRQVPDSDPPCYEFLWGPRAHAETSKMKVLEFLAKIIGTAPSALPDLYEEALKDEEERAAVRAAARAAAVAEGRAPF